The following nucleotide sequence is from Acyrthosiphon pisum isolate AL4f chromosome A2, pea_aphid_22Mar2018_4r6ur, whole genome shotgun sequence.
ACCAGAATGGACACTCGCTGAGCACTCAAAAATCTATTCAATTTGGTGGAATATCAGTGtatccatgtatataataaaaatgtagaattctTTTTGTCTGGTCACACTGATAAGGGTTTGTTTACTTACTTACGACATCAGCTGTCCATATAGCTGCCTCTGTTCGGGCATTGATAATAGAATAGATtattctataatcaatggttcAGGGAATAACAGTCGCGCTAGAAACAAAGAATAATGGGAATTATCTTTCTAACGGCAGCACTGATATTCCAACAGGTGTTGCAAATCTGTGCCCCATAAGAACCCATGTTAAACTGAAAAGGTGTCTCTTCTGGTTATTCTGTGATGTAACCATAGGTATTCCGTGCTGTTACCACTacgatataacattataaccatGATAGAATATGATAAAAAGCAATAAcctaaaaatgtgtgtttagGTTTTTCCGCGCTTTTCGCACGCCAAACAAACGTTGTCGACCCTCACCCACTGGtgtacaatagtacaatattataaattatattagaatgCCATGCTCGTGCAGACAAATGTCGATTTTGCATTCCGTAATCCGTAATCCGTAGTGGCGTGGTCTATTATCTATTTAACTGTTGTAACTTGCACTTTGTAGACGTCCTCGTTGGCTATTAAACGGTGAAGCGTCGCGGTTTTGCGTCGCAGCGTCATCCcctgtcataactcataaccaCTGACGCCATCGCATGAATGTTGTGCACTTGTGCAGTCTGCATTCTACGATAGTATTCTCAATTAACAATTTCCAATTATAATCTATTGTCGACATCGTTGTGACGACGAGGACGTACGatcaattattatatcgaaataattataatacccgttagtattgtataatatagatattaactaCTTTGCAACCGGATCTCCGTGCCGTTCGGTCGTTCAGTGTGTTGGTTCGCGCATCTGTGACGGTTACCACCTAGTGCATTTACTACGGTCGTCCTCGGCGTTTCTCGATTCTTTTTGACCGGAAGAATAATAAACCATGAAATACATTTTGGTCACCGGCGGTGTCATGAGCGGCGTGGGCAAAGGCATCATCGCCTCGTCCATCGGCACGCTTCTGAAGTCCTGCGGCGTCCACGTGACGTCCATTAAGATCGATCCGTATCTGAACATTGACGCCGGGACATTCTCACCTTACGAACATGGTGTGTGCGTGTAACGATCAGAAATCGGTTTTATGTAACTCATGAACAATGATCATTTAAGAACCTTCGAAATGTGCCCGAAAAACAATCTCATCCGTATGCATAGTCAACTTATAATTGACTATGGATACGGGCATGAGGGTCTTTTgaatacgtatttttttaatacaacctTTACCTGCTAATactctttttttaaaacttgtatGACTGTGCTACAATTTTTTCTCATTCAAACATAGGTACATCAAATTATTTCCTCAACGCTTGCCTTCATAACATTCAGACATTTCACCACATGGCTAATGTTTTTTTCAAGCTTTAAGAATTAAGAGTTATAGGTTTTTTGAATTGGCTAGTTACAAATTAAGCGAGAAAATCAAAttccaaaatatgtaattatatacatttttattattggcaattttttttctccaaagagtaggtactattataatattgtgaatagaTGAATTGTACAAATTTGGTTGTAGAACAAACGTGGAATTATAAACCATCTCTACCttggtatacaatttataattggaattataaaaataatgtgctaattaaattgtatgggtatacctacttaagttCCTTAGATCGAGACTAAAATTTCTATCTAATTCGACacaattttagaatatttactagaaaacatttgaaattgtgtatacttaattaattgtcCACTTTGTGTGCTCGCATAAATTTAAACTGGTGATATTTTGTCTTTTTAGGTGAAGTATATGTGTTAGATGATGGTGGTGAAGTTGATTTGGATTTGGGCAACTATGAACGATTTCTTGATGTCACTTTGCATAGCCAGAACAACATTACAACTGGCAAAATATATCAAGAAGTTATCAATCGTGAGAGACGTGGCGATTACTTGGGAAAAACTGTCCAAGGTATCTTCGATTTCTAAATGGTTTAATAActgaagattttttttaaatttttacaaaatgatgTACTActcactaaaataattaaatgtctaGATATATCTGTATACATATCATGAGATGATATATGTAGGATACtgaaatatcttaaattttaaatgccaGTTGAAGCGTAGGAAAATGACTTTTTCATCCAGTGaactgtaaatacatttttgcctTACAAGCAAAGAAGTTATTGTTCAAACCAGATTAatgtaaatcaatttattgataCTTTTTGTCTAATATATCAAATACTAGGTGGTAGGTGGGTTACTCCTGTACTGGCTGTACTGTTCTATGAAATAGTTTGAATCTAGACACCGTAAATGTCATGAACAGTTTATTATACAgctgtgtaatataaaataggatGTGTAGCCAGTGTGGAAAGGCAGTTTCCCCTCgcaatatatacactatataaaataatgtgtagaatctggatatattttttttttatagaattaaatgAATACAAGTATGTGTCTTgattttattatcaaacataccattaaaaaaatatttcatacagaACAATTAATTTGACCCAtacaattatcaatattttggtatttatgATATCCATTGTATTAtcttatacgttataataatcaattatataatatagaaacattattaaaactaatttcttAACTTCTGaataatacattcatagtttaaaacaaaataatgaaaaaaaggaTTATAATAAGCTTTCATATACAGAATTGTGTTTATCACTATCAAtagctttttataatttatgtttttttattcaagattttttaattaacctaaactaaattaattatcaagttactaaaaaacttgaaataatcAGTTTATAggaatagtttatataaatactattaacttgtattaataatttccaTCCAGCAAGTTATGTTTGTTTACTCTACAGATGGGTCTTTACCCAAaaggagtataatataattacttagcaaatacttataatataaccacTGAGCTGACAAAAATTGGTCAAATCTGTTTATCTCTCACCTTTAAACAGCTTTCACCCCAAATATTAGATGAGGCAGGAATGACCCTATAGTTCGATACAAGAGTGTAAGACAGGCATATGGTCACCAATCATTGTGAAATATGACAGAATGCCTAAGTGGTCCGTTGGTGTNNNNNNNNNNNNNNNNNNNNNNNNNNNNNNNNNNNNNNNNNNNNNNNNNNNNNNNNNNNNNNNNNNNNNNNNNNNNNNNNNNNNNNNNNNNNNNNNNNNNtaataatttttacttttattttattattatttatattattgtaaccattaaaaaatcaataacattccatttttattgtaaatattgtttcaGTGTTTTGTTTTTGcgaagtttaattttttaattgtgtacTTTTATCATTTCAGTGTCCTATTGAATGGTTCCACTTTGCATGTGTCAAATTAACCACCAAGCCCAAAGGAAAATGGTTCTGCCCAAAATGTATTACAGACAGgaagaaaaaataacatatttttaaaatgaaataagtttttttattttataaatacatagtacatataatatgtatttatgtatgtatgaatAGTGGATAAATACAGTGCATACGTTTCTTACGGTGATaagaacaaacaattttaattattgtcattgaGAATTGCATACAAATttgggaataaaataaaatgttctattttaaatttgttttgtcaatttgtaaataaatatatttcttatacaaaactgaaaacaaaattcctatttaaaattaattaaattaataattacaatagtcTTATTaagttagaaaatatatttatggaaaTAAAGATAAGTTTCTCACACAACATTTAGATGGCATAACTGACCAGTCGTACTCGTAGGAAGCTATATGTTTAAACTCCTTATCACATATTTTTCCAGTCTGAATATTGTGTGACCAGTGCAGTCTCATCATTTCAGGACTACGTTTATGTGTTACTAAATAATCATTTCGGCATCCACGACTATACCATTCTGTGTCAAATCGCCGGTCATGTTTTCTTGTTATATTTAATGGACCTAACCAAGCGCCAACAGAAATATCTTCACTAGCAAacatactgaaaataaaaataagcaacAAGAACAGAAATtgttaaacaaaatttctaATAAGACAGTTATAGTTGGTTAGATATAAcctaatgattttattaaacttaataaaaatattttcttattttcttaatataatttatattttattgtactaaaTATGATCGACATACCTTAGGTAATCTTGATTCTTCACTAAATAGATGATAAGATCTTTGGATAAAACATAGCCACCTCCCAATGCATACGGTAAATATCTATCACATAATATCCATTCAGTTTCTTTAAATTTACCTCTTTTTTTAATGTGTGCATTACCATCAAAATAACCCCAATAGAACCTTTTTTTGGGCATATGTTCCAGTTCATTGACAATTAATGGCATATTTACAAAAGAGTCATcatcacattttaataaatagtcaAAGTTAATATCACGTACACTGGAGAATGATGCTATTACTTTACGAGTGAGTAATCTGTACCCCTCTTCTTCATCTACCTCCAACATGTCATTGTGTACCAGGTTTTCTGCATTTAAAGATTTGTCTTTTGATAcaacaaaaagtattttaacatCTTCTTTTGGTTGAGCCCATGTTTCACGTATGGCATCTCGACGATTTCGATTTTTTACCGCTGATATGACAAGCACAAGCAACTTAAGTCTAAGTCCGTTTGGTGAAGTGTTTGGTTTAAATGTTACTGTGTGCAAAATGAACATCGTCAATGTGCATCCTAATATGAATGAAAAACTCgccaaaaaatagtatgtaagATATTTTCTATGCAGTAACATTTGTTAATAATGTAGATAACAAAAACTTAAAGTAGcaaaaattgttcatatataaaactatattttaagttgaaaaagTAAATATTCTATAACTAAACTCTATAAtgtaatttgtagttcaaattACCAAGtactaatgtaaaataataatacaaataaaaaattatgtgtttCATAACAGTAAAGTATTTGCTATTAAAAGTAaaggaacaaaaataattaataatatattatgtacgaagTGTGTGTGAATTGACTAATTGAGACACTGAGTACTTTAGTACTGATGATGGCTTATTTATCTATTGCTTAACTGTTGACTGTTGTTCTACTGACCAAAGATATGTGTcggcaaattatattatttatcactacctatattatgtgataagaaactttttttcatttttgtctgAAGACACAGTCGACAGTAAGACACTTTTTCTAGTAGAAACTAGAAACTAGAAACAATACTCCTAATTCCTTAAAGGGAAGCTTCTGGtaacaaattggatctagttagtGCCTTAGTGGATCAAAAATGGAAATTTCTTagtcttttttaaaataattgggaaaaacaaaaataaaattataatgactgATGGATGTGTTAtacccacggtttaagatataccgTGGTTATacccatagatatatacaaatatatgtctTTATCtatgtttatacctatttaaattcaatgataaacccTTGTCGATTGCATACAAAATGATATTCCGAGGGGAGACGTCATCCTTGCAATTAGCATACTCGttgaataatcaaatttaataattaaaaaaaaaattaataaaaatcgaaagaCTTGCTTAAAGAAACTTATAAGGaacattgcattatattttcaagttttttactaagtaaaagtgtttttatcgacaataagttagaaaaaatatttaggctacaaataactcaaaaaagtaaaacatttcaaaaatatcaccATTATACCAAAtatggaaaattaatataatatagatattttgtgaaaactgaaaatctaccgttattagttttagttacaccaaaaaaatattattttttttttatcaaaagaaTTCACAAtccgtatatactatattattatagtgtattcattttttacaatacgcaaattgtatatttacaaaataaaattaaaataagagtAACGTGTAGAGGTAGAGACCAAACACACTGGTAAAGGTCGCCACACGGCGCACACTGCAGGCGGTgacggtaaaattattttgtcttgGTGGGCGGTGGCGGCGGTTAAATTGTCTGGCTTCATTTTGTCGTAACCGCTTCCGCCACCGCTATCGCTATCGATGCAGTAGTGCAGACGTGCAGTGTGTGTGGacgttaagaggacgctaccatagatattaaagaatttaatatctatctttaatatctatggacgctacacccgcatacgttgtctccgtcttacaaaggtacgacatggcaaaaactgttttgcgcgggacaacttttctagCACCATATTTGTTATAGAGCtaccaaatttttacaacacgtaaagaagaaatttatctgtgcaacagcgtgctctttttttttaatagcactatccaataattttttataagcaaataaaaaaaacaaaatgtttagaaccaaataacttttattgtatttatgttatctaaaatatgggcacgctgttgcatagatcATTTTCCACtctatatgttcagaaattttggagtcactactacaaacacagaaagataaaagttgtcccgcgcaaaacagtttttggtatgttgtacatatgtaagacggagacaacacatgcgagtgtaacgtcctcttaataccttatttactaatttagtaGGTCTCTACACCATTTACGCTACAATCTGCGTGGTGGGTTTTTTGGAGGGTAACGGTGAACATGTGGGATATTAGA
It contains:
- the LOC100574538 gene encoding beta-1,3-galactosyltransferase 6; translated protein: MLLHRKYLTYYFLASFSFILGCTLTMFILHTVTFKPNTSPNGLRLKLLVLVISAVKNRNRRDAIRETWAQPKEDVKILFVVSKDKSLNAENLVHNDMLEVDEEEGYRLLTRKVIASFSSVRDINFDYLLKCDDDSFVNMPLIVNELEHMPKKRFYWGYFDGNAHIKKRGKFKETEWILCDRYLPYALGGGYVLSKDLIIYLVKNQDYLSMFASEDISVGAWLGPLNITRKHDRRFDTEWYSRGCRNDYLVTHKRSPEMMRLHWSHNIQTGKICDKEFKHIASYEYDWSVMPSKCCVRNLSLFP